The stretch of DNA GGAACAGCGGACCTGCGGCATCAACCATTACTACCGAAGCTAACAGTAAGAACGCCCTGGCGGTCGGCGCTTCCGAACTGCCACGGCCGGCTTTTGTAGCGGGCGCCGATGATTCCATGGCGCCAGCTGATTTTTCTTCCCGCGGACCCGCCGGGGACGGCAGGATTAAGCCAGAACTGCTGGCTCCGGCCACAGCTGTAATATCCGCCCGTTCCCGGCTGGTCGATGGGAATATGCCCGGGTACCCGGACTATACCCGCATGCAGGGAACAAGCATGGCCGCCGCGGTAGCCGGCGGCAGTGCGGCCCTTTTGCGGGAATACTTTAATAAAGAAATGAAGATGCAGTCACCCTCGGCGGCGCTGTTAAAGGCAGCGCTCATTAACGGCGCCCGCTCCCTTCCGGAAGGTCCCTCTCAAGATGGCTTCGGTATCATCGATATGGCCGGGACAACCATCGCTCTGAAAGAGGGCGCCTTCCAGATTAAAGATGAATGGATGGGGGTGGCCCAGGGAGAAGGACTGTCTTACAAATTCACGGTTACCGACACCACGGCTCCTTTTAAAGCCACTTTGGCCTGGACCGACCCGGCGGCGGAAGCCGGCAGCACCCATACGCTGGTCAATGACCTGGATCTTATTGTGCAGACTCCCGACGGGAGAATGTACTATGGCAACCATTTCCTCGGGCGAAACAGCCCGGATCGGATTAACAATGTGGAACAGGTTTACCTTCCCTCGCCGGCGCCCGGCGAATATACTGTCCGGGTGGTAGGGACCGACGTCAATCGCAGTGTCGTAAGCGGTAGTTCCGTGGCTTTACAGGATTTTGCGCTGGTCTGGGGGCAAGCCCCGGCACAGGGAGTGGTGAGTAAGGTTAATGAAGGTTACGTGGTTCTGGAACAGGGCGGCTCGTTCAGCACCTCTCAGTTGCCGCTGGTAAACCTGATCGACGACCAGATTGCTGTTTCCGACCAGGCCCACCTGTTTCCGGGGGCTTTGGTTTACCGTACTCCAGGGAAGGTCTATCTTACGGCACGGCTCTGGCGGGCGCCCGGCGCAATGGTGCTGAGGACAGCGAACGGGATCATCTTCACAGAAGCTAACCAGGACATAAGGACTGGCGGCTATAATCTGGCCGATGGGCAGGAAGTGCTGGTTAACGGGAAAGCCGGTTCGCCTGTAGAGCTGCCGAACGGTGTGGAAGTCAGCGCTACAGTAAACCCTTTTGACCAAAAAATTCGGCAGGTAAGGGTTTCCTACAATGAACAGGAAGGGATCGTTGCGGCTGTTCTTACTGAAAAAGGCGAGAAAAAGTTGTTGCTGGAGGGTTCAAAGAAATCCTATCCCATTTCGTCGAAGGCGGTCTATTCTTTCGAGGACAGCTATATCAACTCGCAAACGGAGGACCTCCCTTTCGGGACCGGTGCCCTGGAAGAGCTGGTGGAAATTCTGCCCGGTATGCCCGTCCGTATAGAGATTGCTCCTTCCAGCGGCCAGGTGGAGTATCTGGCCGTCAAGCGGCAGGTCGCACTTGGCACGGTCCGTGAAACGGTTGCAGCCAGGGGCGAAGTCCGGCTGGAAAACGGGGCTTTTTTCAGGCTGCTGACCGGAGCGCCGATCAAGAAGGACAAGGCGGACGCGTCCTTTAACGATATCAGCCCCGGCGACCACGTGGCTCTGATTGTTTTGCCTGATACCGGTGAAGCTATAGGGTTGGCGGCTTACAGCAATGTTATTTATGGTAAGGCCATTGAATTCACCAAGAAAAACAGGACACTCTATTTTTTGGGTGACGACGGTCAGTATCATTCGCTTTACCTCACCCCGGAGGCAGTAATTTATCGCTGGGGAACCAGGACCAACGAGGTGTCCATAGCGCCCGGCGGCAGGGTCAGGATCACCACCGACCCTGGCGCCAAAGAAATCTGGCAGTTGGACATAGCGGACACCTTTTTCGCCAACGGGATCTTCTCAGACTACGATGCCGCGGCCGGCACGATCACGGCAGGTGAAAGCGCCTACCTGGTTTCCGGCGCCACCCGCTATAGAAAAAACGGTTTCTCTGTACACCCGGAAGACTTGCGGCCGGGTGACAAAGTTACGCTTGAGTATACCGCAGAGCTCTCGACCGGCTGTTACGTCCTGGTTTCAGTGGATGCCGCTGGCGCCGGCGCTTCGCCGCCGCTTTTTTCCTCCATGCTTCCCCTGCCGGAGGGGCTGGCGGTGACCGGCAGTACGGGAGCGGGTAATACCGTTTACCTGTGGGGTGAGGATGGTTCCAGCCAGGACATAGCTGTGGACAGTTCAGGAAGGTTCAGCTTCTCCCTGCCGCGCAATGATAAGGACGGATACGATTTTACTTTGGTGGCGGTTGATTGCGGCACGGGTAACGTCGCCGGGAGAAGAGTAGACTTGCCGGGCGGGCTTTGGAACGGCGGCTTTGATGCGGCCAAGATTATTGCTGAAGTAATGGGACAAAACGGGTATACAGGCTTTCTGGACGAAGTTGCGATGACCCGCGCTCAGGTCGTTGCCGCCATTTCGATGTTTTTGAACTGGCCCAAAGGCGGCGCCCGGCCTATTGACTTCAAAGATGCCGCAGATATCCCGCTCACCTGTCGGGACGCGGCAGCTGAAGCCAAGCTGAGAGGGATCTTCAGGGGCGGGCCTGATGGCAGCTTTCTCCCCCTGAAAAGCCTTACCCGCGCTGAAGCCGCCGTGGTGCTGGCTGCCTTGCTGCGCGACCTGGGTGTTCAGCCGTCCAGACCCGGTGTTCTGTCCTATATGGATGCCGGGAGCATCCCGGCCTGGGCTCTCCAGGCCGTTGGCGAAATGGCCGCCACGGGGCTGATGCGGGGCCGCACGGACGGCGCCTTTGCGCCGGACGCTCCGGTGACAGCCGGTGAGATGGCAAAGATCATGGACCGCCTGTTGGAATACTTTGCAGGACGTCAGCCGCAGGAACGGACAGCATATCAAGAGGTCCGGCAACCTGGGACGGATATACAACGAGGCTAAATCTGTCCCGGTCTATCTTAAACCTGTCTACAGTAAATTGGAAAAGTTCGCCCGTCGTTTTTGGCGCTATTTGACAACCACTCAATTTTCCAATTCATTCTATTACTAAAAATATATAGATAAGAAAGGCCGGGCAGGCCTTGCTTCCTCTACGGAAATCCTGGGCTTTCGGGCCGTGCGCGGCTTGGTCATGGTCTGAGGCGTTTCAATTCAAATCAACCGGTTTTCCAGGATCCCCCATGCCGGCGCGGAGCAGGATTGCGCCACGGGAAGGCATATGGTAGAATCACAAGGAGGAACTATTAGTGTTCCTCTTTGTTTTTGGGAATATAAAAAATTTTGCGGAGCCTCTGCGCGGCCGGAACTTTTCCGGTATGCCTGTGTCTAATAAGGTAAGCGGGAGGTTCTGCGTTATCAGGAGTGGCTTCCGTGCACGATACCAGTGCCCTGGTAAGAAAAGCGCAATCAAATGATCCGCGCGCCTTCGAAGAGTTGGTGAGCTTTTACCAGAATAAAGTTTATAAGCTGTGCTACCATCTTGCCGGGAACCAGGATGACGCGCAGGATTTGTCTCAGGAAGTCTTTATCAGGGCTTATAAGGCATTGGGCAGTTTCCGCAACGAGGCTGATTTCGGTACCTGGCTGCACCGGATTACATTAAATATTTGGTTGAATATTAAACGAAAGAACAGCCGCAAAATAGTCTCGCTGGATGAACCCTACGAGTCCGGAGACGGCAGTAATATGCAGCGCGAGGTGGCCGCTTTGGACGGTGACCCGCTGGAGGCTCTTGAGGAGAAGGAATTTCACGGGCTGGTCCAAACAGCTTTGAGTAAATTGACCGAGGAGCACCGGGCGGTGCTGGTATTGCGGGAAATAGAGGGATACAGTTATGAAGAGGTCGCGTGTCTGCTTGGCTGTTCGCTGGGAACCGTAAAGTCCCGCCTCAGCCGGGCACGCGAGGTGCTGCGACGAGAGATGATGGAATTGGGGCGGCATGTCGACTTAGACGTGGCTGCCGCCAGGGAGAGAAGGTGAGGGCGTATGGATTGCCGCACGGCTGAAAGATTGATATCACTGCAGCCGGACGGCCAGCTTACCCAAGCGGAGAGTTTTGAGTTGGCCGCGCATATTGCGAATTGCCGGACTTGCGCATATGAACATTTGCTGCAAGAGCGGCTTTCCAGAACCCTGCGGGAAATTGGCCGGGCCGAGATCGAGGCCCCGGTCGAGCTGCGCAGTTCGGTTATGAACAGGCTCAAGCAGGAGCGCCGGAGTCTGTTGAAATATATTCCCGCCGCCTGGCGGAAGTCTGTGGCGGCAGCGGCGGCGTTGCTATTCATTGCAGGCAGTTCCGCGGGAGTCACGGCGGGGATTTGGAGAATGGTCGGCGATGGCGGTAAAATGGTAGTTCTGGAACCATCTCCCCCTGCTGTTTCGGCTGATGACGGTGGTGAGCACGTGGTTCCCGGCAACCCTGACGAAGCGGCCGGCGCAGGGACGGGCGGCGCCGTTGACAGTCCCGGAGTTCTCCAGGATGGAGGCGCTTCAGGAAGTTCGCCCGGCGACATTCACGAGAGTGAAGCCGGCGGCACAGAAGCCGGCCCGCCGGCAGGCGCTCCCGGCAAAACCGAGGTGGCTCAATCCGCGCCTGGCGGAGAATTCGAATTTTGCCATGAAAGCATGAAAGTAACCAAAACGTCTTTGATGTTGACAGTCAACGACATAGATTCCGCCAGGGGTAAAGCTGTTTCAATAGCAGATGCTTCCGGCGCCGCCAGCCAGGTTTTTTCGGAGCAGAACAATGGCCGGCCGGTGTTGGTGATGAGGATGACGGTCGCCTCCGATCAGGCTTCCGGGCTGATCTCTAATCTTGGCCAGGTGGGGGCGGTGGTCGACCGGCAGGACGAAAGCTCGGATTTAACGCCTCTTTATAATAAGACGCTAATTGAATACAATGATTTACTGGCTCGTCAGAGTACGGTACAGGACCCCGCGGAACAGCAAAAGATGGAAACCCAGGCCGCTTCGTACGAGCAGCAGCTTGCCGGCTGGAAAGAAGAGGCGGGCAAGAGGGTCGTCATGGTCCGGCTGGAAAGCAACTAACTGAAAATAACCGCATACGCCAAGCTGTTCAAAAGCCGGTTGAAGCGCCGGCTTTTATTGTTCCCGCGCGAAGACCGGCAGCATGGCCGGACGTTAAGGCCGGGAAGTCTTTGGAGCAAAATTTTGCCGTTTTAAAATGTTTTTTGAAAAATTTCACCGGCGGTGGAACTTTTGGGCCTGACTGGCTGTCTAATTAGTCAGGTGGCAAACGAGGGGAGAAAAAACAGGCCGGGGGAGAAACCCAACCTGTAAAACCAGCTTCCCGGTTGAATAGGTCCATATTGCTGCTTGCAACCAACCAGTCAGTATTCTCAGCCGGTCTACAGCAAGGAACTTGTTGATTACCATATGAAGGGAGATGATTAAGAGTCTTATAACGGCTCCGCTGGCAAGCGGTAAAGGTTATCGTAAAATATTTGGTTTTTAGGAGGGAATTTAGTTTGAAGCTGAAAAGAAAAGCATTATCGATCCTGATGACACTATGCTTCCTGGCGGCAATGATCGTGCCGACCGCGACACCGGCCTTCGCGTCCGGTGATTTAGTCCCCCTGGCGGCTCCTAACGTCGACGACGGCGTCGTTACCGCTCTGGGCGGGGTTTTGCTCAAGATTACTGCAGGCTCCCTGCAGAAGGATCACAGTGTTAACTTTAGCCTGCCCAGTGATTTTGTCTGGGTTAAAGCATCAGGCACTGGCAGTAACGATGTCATGACAGATACCGAGTGGCAAACTGTAAGCGGCAACACCTATGGCGAAAAAGCAGGCAACTACATTGAGGTGCCACAATACTATTCGGGAGACTACAACGGCCTGTATGGTTGCGGCCTCACGGTAAAACAGCTCAGCGACAGAGAAATCAGCGTGACCGTTGACGGCGAACCTTCATCTGGAGATGAATGTTTCCTGTATGTTTATCCCAAGAAAATCTGGGTGGAAGACGGCTACGACGGAACTATCGACCTGGTTTCAGCAATACCTAACAATTCCGGCTTCCCGAAAGGCACCGTTACCATCGGTAACGTCTCCGGTGGTGAAGTGACCGTCTCCGCAAGCGGCACGACCTCCTTTACCGATAGCGATGAGATCACCATCCGCGTTACTGAGGACACCGCCGGCGCTCTGGAAGGCGGCAATAAATCCCTGGAGTTCG from Pelotomaculum schinkii encodes:
- a CDS encoding S8 family serine peptidase, which produces MRFLTSVRGKALAVLLALTACLTLITLSGFSAPVHNANPVSFLNDRARDITGATAVNVPDFVVPGGLTGEGQIVAIADSGLDTGRLDDIHPDLQSVPGKMPKVVMLKSWAGRDTPDDPDGHGTHMAATIAGTGAASNGKFRGVAPGASIYFQGILNSEGQPQPPDNLEDLFWPAYSAGARVHVDAWGSGADTYGNTAAQVDKFVRSNPDFLVAFGAGNSGPAASTITTEANSKNALAVGASELPRPAFVAGADDSMAPADFSSRGPAGDGRIKPELLAPATAVISARSRLVDGNMPGYPDYTRMQGTSMAAAVAGGSAALLREYFNKEMKMQSPSAALLKAALINGARSLPEGPSQDGFGIIDMAGTTIALKEGAFQIKDEWMGVAQGEGLSYKFTVTDTTAPFKATLAWTDPAAEAGSTHTLVNDLDLIVQTPDGRMYYGNHFLGRNSPDRINNVEQVYLPSPAPGEYTVRVVGTDVNRSVVSGSSVALQDFALVWGQAPAQGVVSKVNEGYVVLEQGGSFSTSQLPLVNLIDDQIAVSDQAHLFPGALVYRTPGKVYLTARLWRAPGAMVLRTANGIIFTEANQDIRTGGYNLADGQEVLVNGKAGSPVELPNGVEVSATVNPFDQKIRQVRVSYNEQEGIVAAVLTEKGEKKLLLEGSKKSYPISSKAVYSFEDSYINSQTEDLPFGTGALEELVEILPGMPVRIEIAPSSGQVEYLAVKRQVALGTVRETVAARGEVRLENGAFFRLLTGAPIKKDKADASFNDISPGDHVALIVLPDTGEAIGLAAYSNVIYGKAIEFTKKNRTLYFLGDDGQYHSLYLTPEAVIYRWGTRTNEVSIAPGGRVRITTDPGAKEIWQLDIADTFFANGIFSDYDAAAGTITAGESAYLVSGATRYRKNGFSVHPEDLRPGDKVTLEYTAELSTGCYVLVSVDAAGAGASPPLFSSMLPLPEGLAVTGSTGAGNTVYLWGEDGSSQDIAVDSSGRFSFSLPRNDKDGYDFTLVAVDCGTGNVAGRRVDLPGGLWNGGFDAAKIIAEVMGQNGYTGFLDEVAMTRAQVVAAISMFLNWPKGGARPIDFKDAADIPLTCRDAAAEAKLRGIFRGGPDGSFLPLKSLTRAEAAVVLAALLRDLGVQPSRPGVLSYMDAGSIPAWALQAVGEMAATGLMRGRTDGAFAPDAPVTAGEMAKIMDRLLEYFAGRQPQERTAYQEVRQPGTDIQRG
- a CDS encoding RNA polymerase sigma factor; translated protein: MHDTSALVRKAQSNDPRAFEELVSFYQNKVYKLCYHLAGNQDDAQDLSQEVFIRAYKALGSFRNEADFGTWLHRITLNIWLNIKRKNSRKIVSLDEPYESGDGSNMQREVAALDGDPLEALEEKEFHGLVQTALSKLTEEHRAVLVLREIEGYSYEEVACLLGCSLGTVKSRLSRAREVLRREMMELGRHVDLDVAAARERR
- a CDS encoding anti-sigma factor family protein, translating into MDCRTAERLISLQPDGQLTQAESFELAAHIANCRTCAYEHLLQERLSRTLREIGRAEIEAPVELRSSVMNRLKQERRSLLKYIPAAWRKSVAAAAALLFIAGSSAGVTAGIWRMVGDGGKMVVLEPSPPAVSADDGGEHVVPGNPDEAAGAGTGGAVDSPGVLQDGGASGSSPGDIHESEAGGTEAGPPAGAPGKTEVAQSAPGGEFEFCHESMKVTKTSLMLTVNDIDSARGKAVSIADASGAASQVFSEQNNGRPVLVMRMTVASDQASGLISNLGQVGAVVDRQDESSDLTPLYNKTLIEYNDLLARQSTVQDPAEQQKMETQAASYEQQLAGWKEEAGKRVVMVRLESN